Proteins encoded together in one Mycobacterium simiae window:
- a CDS encoding ferritin — translation MIEPEGPQTKFLALVQEQILNEFTASQQYIAIAVYFSSAELPQLAKHFYSQAVEERNHAMMLVQHLLDRDVAVEIPNVGAVRNQFDNPRDALVLAHDQERAVTEQISRLAAVARDEGDFLGEQFTQWFLKEQIEEVGLMRTLVRVAERAAANEFELENFVAREVSAPAVSAGAPPAAGGYLTSN, via the coding sequence GTGATAGAACCTGAGGGCCCACAGACAAAATTCCTGGCATTGGTACAGGAACAAATTCTCAACGAATTCACCGCCTCCCAGCAATATATTGCTATTGCCGTGTACTTTTCCAGCGCCGAGTTACCGCAACTGGCGAAGCACTTCTACAGCCAGGCGGTCGAGGAGCGTAACCACGCGATGATGCTGGTGCAGCATCTGCTCGACCGCGACGTGGCTGTCGAGATTCCCAACGTCGGTGCGGTGCGCAATCAGTTCGACAACCCGCGCGACGCGTTGGTGCTGGCGCACGATCAGGAACGCGCCGTCACCGAGCAGATCAGCCGGCTGGCGGCCGTGGCCCGCGACGAGGGCGACTTCCTCGGTGAGCAGTTCACGCAGTGGTTCCTCAAGGAGCAGATCGAAGAGGTCGGGCTGATGAGGACCCTGGTTCGGGTCGCCGAGCGGGCCGCCGCCAACGAGTTCGAGCTGGAGAACTTCGTTGCGCGCGAGGTATCGGCCCCCGCCGTCAGTGCGGGCGCTCCTCCGGCCGCCGGCGGGTACCTGACGTCGAACTAA